One stretch of Bacteroidota bacterium DNA includes these proteins:
- a CDS encoding globin family protein produces the protein MTQHQQELVRTSFAKVILISEETTDLFYSRLFEIAPYIRPLFKDDLKEQGQKFMQTLHVVVNSLDNIDTISPALQKMGRDHKAYGVVNGHYDIVASALLWTLERVLGRDFTDEVRNAWVSMYTTISSIMKRAADEVQLAA, from the coding sequence ATGACACAACATCAACAAGAATTAGTTCGTACAAGTTTTGCAAAAGTTATACTGATTTCAGAAGAAACAACCGATTTATTTTACAGCCGTCTTTTTGAAATCGCTCCCTATATTCGTCCTCTTTTTAAAGATGATTTGAAGGAACAAGGGCAAAAATTCATGCAGACATTACATGTTGTTGTCAACAGCTTGGACAACATAGATACCATCTCACCGGCATTGCAAAAAATGGGACGTGACCATAAAGCATACGGTGTTGTGAACGGACATTATGATATCGTCGCAAGTGCGCTTCTCTGGACACTGGAACGAGTTTTAGGAAGAGATTTTACGGATGAAGTTCGCAATGCATGGGTTTCCATGTACACAACGATATCAAGCATTATGAAAAGGGCGGCGGATGAAGTTCAGCTTGCTGCATAA
- a CDS encoding tetratricopeptide repeat protein: MKKFFIVVLLLFFVTANIFPQKKSPEVTIKISEKSGFLGMGKARFAKIALSSRNQEKELTSDNVNAGPLYFFVLKDSGGWKIDEDFIADELPKLTIKQDGVTFALDVAGSVMKVGENYLLPISCKKNLLLHLPFSFNFPRDKSVETVTMQVSQEYWPGYKKFTQLKQEGDKALSGGKFQESLTPYEQLLSDRSFNIFPDFDQVYLKRFTALQKLMDDQSLKFQEALAASNTTTKQKIASTEEYIKKFTVLSENAAQESFLNQQTKDSSQLLLETANRMIERTTVVRDSLNIAFDDQTIRWIVLGSSAGKIDFKYKYVIETLASAYLSVNFADTTTTSLNVVVSEDLTSRLQKYSLINSYEVFLRVVNKRWTAKQPMFPDGFLQNLAKDTAQFPLPFYSMLKAVEEYYKKNFASAKTEIYYVMKKSYAYELTERIDQLRILINTIEKNVPIEVLNNIKAGYRAEEKGDNEKAIEHYKDAILIAEDYAPAAFALGKLYDRNGDSYTANNFFQKAVTVDSLYYTAYRFLYINFFKNANFKPMIDLLTQAVTYGNDFFDIHYYLGIAYNGSAQYDLAIQQYERALELNNKSIDANIQAGISYQNMKSYTKAREYFRRAISIDPENQTATDNLKRLDELQKKM, translated from the coding sequence ATGAAAAAATTCTTTATCGTCGTCCTTCTACTATTTTTTGTAACCGCAAATATTTTTCCCCAAAAAAAATCTCCTGAAGTAACAATAAAAATCTCTGAAAAATCCGGTTTTCTAGGAATGGGGAAAGCACGATTTGCGAAGATTGCATTATCTTCCCGAAATCAGGAGAAAGAACTGACGAGCGATAATGTGAATGCTGGTCCGCTCTATTTTTTTGTCTTAAAAGATTCCGGCGGTTGGAAGATTGACGAAGATTTTATCGCTGATGAACTCCCGAAGTTGACCATCAAACAGGACGGCGTAACGTTTGCATTAGATGTTGCCGGTTCCGTTATGAAAGTTGGTGAAAATTATCTCCTCCCAATTTCATGCAAAAAGAATCTCCTATTGCATCTACCGTTCAGCTTCAATTTCCCAAGGGACAAGAGTGTAGAAACCGTTACGATGCAGGTTTCCCAGGAATATTGGCCAGGTTACAAAAAATTTACACAATTGAAACAAGAGGGAGATAAGGCGCTTTCCGGAGGTAAATTTCAGGAGTCGCTCACACCGTATGAACAATTGTTAAGCGACCGATCCTTCAATATCTTTCCCGATTTCGACCAAGTATATCTGAAACGCTTTACCGCATTGCAAAAATTAATGGATGACCAGAGTCTAAAATTCCAGGAAGCCTTAGCCGCTTCAAACACCACTACGAAGCAAAAAATTGCGTCGACGGAAGAATATATAAAAAAGTTCACCGTCCTTTCCGAAAATGCAGCGCAGGAATCCTTCCTCAATCAGCAAACGAAAGACAGTTCTCAGTTACTGCTTGAAACTGCAAACAGAATGATCGAACGAACAACCGTTGTCCGGGATTCTCTCAACATAGCGTTCGATGATCAAACAATTCGTTGGATTGTTCTCGGTTCATCAGCAGGGAAGATCGATTTTAAATATAAATATGTTATCGAAACTCTAGCCTCTGCGTATTTGTCAGTGAACTTTGCCGATACAACCACAACATCATTGAACGTTGTTGTCTCCGAAGATCTCACTTCACGGCTGCAAAAATATTCGTTGATAAATTCGTATGAAGTATTTTTGCGAGTGGTTAATAAACGATGGACCGCCAAACAACCGATGTTTCCGGATGGATTTTTGCAAAATCTTGCAAAAGATACGGCACAATTTCCGTTGCCGTTCTATTCTATGTTAAAAGCGGTGGAAGAATATTACAAGAAAAATTTTGCATCGGCCAAAACAGAAATCTATTACGTGATGAAAAAAAGTTATGCCTATGAATTGACGGAACGAATCGATCAGCTTCGCATTCTGATCAATACGATTGAAAAAAATGTTCCCATAGAAGTGTTGAATAACATTAAAGCAGGATATCGTGCAGAAGAGAAGGGGGACAACGAAAAAGCGATTGAACACTATAAAGATGCGATTCTAATTGCTGAGGATTATGCTCCTGCTGCATTTGCACTGGGAAAACTGTATGATCGTAATGGCGATAGCTACACGGCAAATAACTTTTTCCAAAAAGCGGTGACGGTCGACTCACTCTATTATACTGCATATCGTTTTCTTTATATCAATTTCTTTAAGAATGCAAACTTCAAACCGATGATCGATCTATTGACCCAAGCAGTGACGTACGGGAACGATTTTTTTGACATCCATTATTATTTGGGAATTGCGTACAACGGTTCGGCACAATACGATCTGGCAATACAGCAGTATGAACGAGCATTGGAGTTAAATAACAAAAGTATCGATGCCAACATCCAGGCAGGCATCTCTTACCAAAACATGAAATCGTATACCAAAGCGAGAGAATATTTCAGGCGAGCAATCTCTATCGATCCTGAAAATCAAACCGCGACTGATAACTTGAAGCGTTTGGATGAACTTCAAAAGAAGATGTAA
- a CDS encoding caspase family protein has translation MTRILLSAVLVLFSLQLRAQNIYLQPIAQNKSLKTTFHTAKLSTTGDLLALTGADKTVKILDPATLNEKASFQTGNQRSFSIAFSDDGRNLLASSPDGNITVWDIPSSSITKTFSTGSSLRTIDVDQSGRVVSGGYDKILKMWDISTGQLAGKFPAVNAEIVALSFSPDGKIIIVSTTDGAITIFDAVTRSVARTNTEKRSPAYSIVFSPDGKYFVTSHSDSSIALWNGRTGSPLTTWKSSTGTISSMVFHPNSKYVIAASSVIAFWDIVIGKVFQTVTDTSFSPILLSVSHQKKSLAAVSRSGEIRTFAMLEKMPDKTAPVITVNNPQTTADEPSKVFSSEIEVSGLVSDESNIKEVKINDAVVSTTPASLEERGSIAEAYSAVTFNGTVTLPMTGVNTVSISATDIDNNTATQELKITKLPKDAAVEMVNPKESLETDQISIDLQFKIWFDFTSYALQLNTIEIAKKENFPKKPNGTLRTEKIALSAGLNQIQLAVNGRNGERIRKTINITRRTLGAPTSITQDKPIKNTSGQPQRWAVIVGVSEYGNPAIKNLAYADRDAKSFAEFIKTSAGGGFEEDRVKVLLNKEATLQNVKTALFNFLRQTVDKDLVVIYFAGHGAPEPANPNNNYLLCYDTDPRSLETTAFPMWDINTALTRYIPSKRVVVFTDACHSGGISSDIATRGMSATEGNLINQYLSDLSKTKEGIIVFTASQAGEVSQELEKFGHGVFTHFLLQGMKGEADFNNDYTVTIGELMDFVEEKVKRQTNGNQHPTRNQGTYDKDLTISLIPN, from the coding sequence ATGACTCGCATATTATTATCGGCTGTACTGGTATTGTTTTCTCTTCAACTAAGAGCACAAAACATCTATCTACAACCAATCGCTCAGAACAAATCTCTTAAAACAACATTTCACACCGCCAAGCTTTCAACAACAGGCGATCTCTTAGCGCTGACCGGTGCCGACAAGACTGTGAAGATTTTAGACCCTGCAACACTGAATGAAAAAGCCTCATTTCAAACAGGAAATCAACGATCGTTCAGTATAGCATTTTCGGACGACGGACGAAATTTGCTTGCCAGTTCCCCGGATGGAAATATTACTGTTTGGGATATTCCCAGTTCCAGCATCACAAAAACTTTCTCAACAGGCTCGAGTCTTCGCACCATCGATGTGGATCAATCAGGCAGAGTAGTCAGCGGCGGGTATGACAAAATCTTAAAGATGTGGGATATCTCAACGGGTCAACTTGCCGGAAAATTCCCCGCAGTAAATGCAGAGATCGTTGCACTTTCCTTCTCGCCCGATGGGAAAATTATCATCGTTTCAACTACTGATGGAGCGATAACAATTTTTGACGCGGTCACACGCAGCGTAGCCAGAACAAATACGGAGAAAAGATCTCCGGCATATTCCATCGTCTTCAGTCCGGACGGAAAATATTTTGTCACTTCCCATTCCGATTCAAGCATCGCTCTCTGGAACGGACGAACCGGAAGTCCTTTGACCACATGGAAAAGCAGCACTGGAACAATATCTTCAATGGTATTTCATCCAAACAGTAAGTATGTCATCGCAGCATCGAGCGTCATTGCATTTTGGGACATAGTGATCGGAAAAGTATTTCAAACAGTTACAGACACTTCGTTTTCCCCAATTTTGTTATCCGTTTCACATCAGAAGAAATCACTTGCAGCCGTTTCTCGCAGCGGCGAAATACGAACATTTGCAATGCTGGAAAAAATGCCGGATAAAACGGCTCCGGTTATCACCGTAAACAATCCGCAAACAACCGCAGATGAACCTTCGAAAGTGTTCAGTAGTGAGATTGAGGTGAGCGGACTTGTTTCAGATGAAAGTAATATTAAAGAGGTAAAAATAAACGATGCCGTTGTATCTACCACGCCTGCTTCATTGGAAGAACGCGGATCCATAGCTGAGGCATATTCAGCAGTGACATTTAATGGTACCGTCACATTACCGATGACTGGAGTAAACACCGTTTCCATTTCTGCGACAGATATTGATAATAATACAGCCACTCAAGAACTTAAGATCACAAAACTTCCGAAGGATGCAGCCGTTGAGATGGTGAATCCAAAAGAAAGTTTAGAGACCGACCAAATATCGATCGATCTGCAATTTAAAATATGGTTCGATTTTACTTCCTATGCCCTGCAACTCAATACAATTGAAATTGCAAAGAAAGAAAACTTTCCAAAGAAACCGAACGGCACACTACGCACAGAAAAAATTGCTCTCTCCGCTGGATTGAATCAAATTCAATTAGCAGTGAACGGACGAAATGGAGAACGAATCCGAAAGACAATCAACATCACACGACGAACACTCGGCGCTCCCACTTCAATTACCCAGGACAAACCTATCAAGAATACTTCGGGACAGCCGCAGCGATGGGCGGTGATTGTTGGTGTTTCTGAATACGGAAATCCCGCCATTAAAAATCTTGCTTATGCAGACAGGGATGCAAAATCGTTTGCAGAGTTCATAAAGACCTCTGCCGGAGGAGGATTTGAAGAAGATCGCGTGAAAGTTCTGTTGAATAAAGAAGCGACACTGCAAAACGTAAAGACAGCCCTCTTTAACTTCCTGCGCCAGACGGTGGATAAGGATTTGGTGGTGATCTATTTTGCAGGCCACGGTGCACCGGAACCGGCCAATCCCAACAATAATTATCTGCTATGCTACGATACCGATCCGCGCTCACTGGAGACAACGGCATTTCCGATGTGGGATATCAATACCGCATTAACTCGTTATATTCCGTCGAAGCGAGTGGTTGTCTTTACGGACGCATGTCACAGCGGCGGAATCAGTTCTGATATCGCAACACGTGGAATGAGCGCAACCGAAGGAAATTTGATCAACCAGTATCTTTCCGACCTCTCCAAAACAAAAGAGGGAATCATTGTCTTCACCGCAAGTCAGGCGGGTGAAGTATCGCAAGAATTGGAAAAATTTGGACATGGTGTCTTCACACACTTTCTGCTGCAGGGAATGAAAGGTGAAGCAGACTTTAACAATGATTATACTGTGACGATAGGCGAATTGATGGACTTTGTGGAAGAAAAAGTAAAGCGTCAGACAAATGGTAATCAGCACCCGACGCGAAATCAAGGAACATACGATAAAGACTTAACGATTTCATTAATTCCGAATTAG
- a CDS encoding DUF4384 domain-containing protein gives MKTLSFAAMLMLLMVSGQTTVNAAMQAGDSDENINYKWSFVAKVGVAAERKIAMVTRDTILRTGDEFKMVVNLQKKCYVYIIHKSSANELSVLYPYSFDAQFELEKNYYLPKGRSWFKLDKNVGTETFYIMASQERLTDLEQQLTSYAAASAEKQLDLASAVVTEIKDIKKKYRSYQTLAERPISIAGNVRGTRTEALNIDKFDVATLATEISANNFYSKTITIEHK, from the coding sequence ATGAAAACACTCTCTTTTGCAGCAATGCTTATGCTGCTCATGGTCTCCGGACAAACAACAGTAAACGCTGCCATGCAGGCTGGAGATTCCGATGAAAACATCAACTATAAATGGTCATTTGTTGCAAAGGTCGGAGTTGCTGCCGAACGAAAGATCGCCATGGTTACCCGAGATACCATTTTACGGACAGGGGACGAGTTCAAAATGGTAGTGAATTTACAGAAGAAGTGTTATGTCTATATTATTCACAAGAGTTCTGCGAACGAACTTTCTGTGTTATATCCGTACTCATTTGATGCGCAATTTGAACTAGAAAAAAATTATTACCTCCCCAAAGGACGGAGCTGGTTCAAATTAGATAAAAATGTTGGGACCGAAACCTTCTATATTATGGCTTCACAGGAACGGTTAACCGATCTCGAACAGCAATTAACTTCATATGCCGCTGCATCGGCAGAAAAACAATTGGACCTTGCTTCTGCTGTTGTAACCGAGATAAAGGATATTAAAAAGAAATATCGCTCCTATCAGACATTAGCCGAACGTCCGATCAGCATAGCAGGAAATGTTCGCGGCACAAGAACGGAAGCTTTGAATATTGATAAATTTGACGTGGCAACGCTCGCGACGGAAATCTCAGCCAATAATTTCTACTCAAAGACAATTACGATTGAACACAAATAA
- a CDS encoding adenylate/guanylate cyclase domain-containing protein: MNTNKLKRLRSAIILVLSAFVFTTLLFILFPGVFQSWDRQTIDRLFVVREKIHPSPYDSTIIHIDIDNSSIKKLSYYFPRRLHADLFDVTRRMEFSALLYDIIFAQRLNTVDDTLLLGAVKQNGNGFFPVAFELKNQRTAAKMEPEESKYLDSTAWTLQAVDTNDFFHSGATLLTWPSLSNISRGVGYISVATDPDGVFRRVPLVIRYKNSFYPSMVFRMACDFLKVEPNDIIIDGGNSITLRDATLKDGSKKDIVIPIDERGNMVINWIGPWERMKHISFVTLLEAAQDQDEVDAFAEQYQGAFAFVGDVSTGISDIGPIPFEQSFPLVGLHANTLNTILTGNFLRQIDSTLFIAIVLFLAVLMIFFSYQFSSVVYTVSSIVLLAAYLAAGCLLFIYGNTIVSMIFPSLSIIVSTSTVLTYRYITEEKEKEQLRARFESYFPPAVVKQMLENPDSLMTKPRSQEITIMFSDIKSFTNHSSRMTPEEISSSLSEYFEAMTAIVFKYEGTVDKFIGDGLMVFYGAPEQQEDHALRCVQAAIEMQKKCREIKKKWEAEGRFPIQIRIGINTGKVIVGDLGSERRKEYTVIGSDVNLAQRLESNAPVAGILISDNTYRALQGKVPTQPREPIMVKGLDAPIAVHEVLID; the protein is encoded by the coding sequence TTGAACACAAATAAACTCAAGCGGCTCCGTTCCGCCATCATTCTCGTCCTATCGGCATTCGTCTTTACGACGCTGCTGTTTATCCTTTTCCCCGGCGTGTTTCAATCGTGGGACCGTCAAACCATTGACCGATTGTTCGTGGTTCGCGAGAAGATCCATCCTTCCCCTTATGACTCCACAATTATTCATATTGATATCGATAACTCCAGCATTAAAAAACTGAGTTATTATTTTCCGCGAAGACTCCATGCCGATCTGTTTGATGTTACCAGAAGAATGGAATTCTCCGCTTTGTTATATGATATCATCTTTGCACAGCGGTTGAATACTGTTGACGATACATTATTGTTAGGTGCTGTAAAACAAAATGGAAACGGATTTTTCCCGGTCGCTTTTGAATTAAAAAATCAGCGAACCGCTGCAAAGATGGAACCGGAAGAATCGAAATATCTCGATTCCACGGCGTGGACTCTGCAGGCAGTCGATACGAATGATTTCTTTCATTCCGGAGCAACGCTTCTTACTTGGCCTTCTCTTTCCAACATCTCCCGCGGGGTCGGTTACATCAGTGTCGCCACAGATCCGGACGGAGTATTCCGCCGCGTTCCTTTGGTGATACGATATAAAAATTCGTTCTACCCCAGCATGGTCTTCCGCATGGCGTGCGATTTTCTCAAAGTAGAACCAAACGACATCATCATAGATGGAGGAAATTCCATCACACTGCGAGATGCGACATTGAAGGATGGAAGTAAAAAAGATATCGTTATACCGATAGATGAACGGGGAAACATGGTGATTAATTGGATCGGTCCCTGGGAACGGATGAAGCATATTAGTTTCGTCACATTGTTGGAAGCGGCGCAGGATCAGGACGAAGTAGACGCATTTGCAGAACAATATCAAGGAGCTTTCGCATTTGTCGGAGATGTCTCTACCGGTATTTCCGATATCGGACCGATACCGTTCGAACAATCATTCCCATTGGTCGGACTTCATGCGAACACGCTCAATACAATATTGACCGGAAATTTTCTCCGCCAAATCGACTCAACATTGTTTATTGCAATTGTACTGTTCCTTGCCGTACTGATGATCTTTTTTTCATATCAGTTTTCGTCAGTTGTGTACACTGTCTCATCTATCGTATTGCTGGCGGCATATCTTGCAGCAGGATGTTTATTGTTTATTTACGGCAACACAATCGTTTCCATGATTTTCCCTTCGCTTTCCATCATTGTCTCTACCAGCACAGTGTTGACATATCGATACATCACTGAGGAGAAGGAAAAAGAACAGCTCCGTGCACGGTTTGAATCGTACTTCCCTCCAGCCGTTGTAAAGCAGATGCTTGAAAATCCTGACAGCTTAATGACGAAGCCAAGAAGTCAGGAGATTACGATCATGTTCAGCGACATTAAAAGTTTCACCAACCATTCCTCCCGGATGACTCCGGAAGAGATCAGCAGTTCGTTAAGTGAATATTTTGAAGCGATGACTGCAATCGTCTTTAAATATGAGGGAACGGTGGACAAATTTATTGGGGATGGATTGATGGTTTTTTACGGTGCACCGGAACAGCAGGAAGATCATGCACTGCGATGCGTGCAGGCAGCAATTGAAATGCAGAAGAAATGCAGAGAGATAAAGAAAAAATGGGAAGCAGAAGGTCGCTTTCCGATTCAGATCCGCATCGGTATCAACACTGGAAAAGTGATCGTCGGCGATCTCGGATCTGAACGGCGCAAAGAATATACCGTTATCGGCTCCGATGTGAATCTTGCACAACGGCTGGAGTCAAATGCTCCAGTTGCCGGAATTCTCATATCAGATAATACCTACCGCGCTCTTCAAGGAAAAGTCCCAACACAACCGAGAGAACCAATTATGGTAAAAGGTCTAGATGCACCAATTGCCGTACACGAAGTTCTCATCGATTAG
- a CDS encoding DUF1800 domain-containing protein: protein MKRRDFLGTSPLTLEEENLPNIAQQVEDFSNKILPRGLERSSAGLEPYAGTWGTDQMLHLLRRTTIGARWTDLQTIKTKSLSETIDLLLTAPPIPAPPVNNYSSGADPTGVLPGQTWVNAPYDSTVNGSRRESWRSWWINEMISQQLSIREKMTLFWHNHFSTETPDIDNSRFIYKHHALLRQFALGNFKELTKQVTTDPGMLRYLNGYVNTKTAPDENYGRELQELFTVGKGTDSHYTEDDVKNAARVLTGWRIDGINYVSYFDSTRHDTGNKTFSTFYGSTTITGKTGSTAGALELNDLLTMIFAQNETAKFLARKLYRFFVYYVIDSGVETNVIIPLADIIRTNNYEIKPALSALFNSAHFFDPVNMGCFIKSPIDLTVGLCREYTINGISTANPPVTLTDTQKYGIWDYVRGQAATMQMNIGDPPNVAGWSAFYQEPQYYEIWINADTLPKRNQFTDTMITNNGYTRSSTRLVIDVIAYASQFSDPSDPTALVNDIVQHLYAIPISDTLKASLKTSSLLSGQASDHYWTDAWSLFKANPTNATAKSAVVTRLQSLLKALMNAAEYQLA, encoded by the coding sequence ATGAAGAGAAGAGATTTTTTAGGAACTTCCCCGCTAACTCTCGAAGAAGAGAATCTTCCAAACATCGCACAGCAGGTTGAGGATTTTTCAAATAAAATTCTTCCGAGAGGATTGGAGCGATCATCAGCAGGACTGGAACCGTATGCTGGAACATGGGGAACAGACCAAATGCTCCATCTCCTCCGCCGCACAACAATCGGTGCGCGGTGGACAGACCTTCAAACAATCAAAACAAAATCTCTCTCCGAAACTATTGACTTATTATTAACTGCACCGCCGATCCCTGCTCCCCCCGTAAATAATTATTCCTCCGGTGCCGATCCAACCGGTGTACTTCCGGGACAAACCTGGGTAAATGCACCATACGATAGTACTGTTAACGGATCGCGCAGAGAATCATGGAGATCGTGGTGGATCAACGAAATGATCTCGCAGCAACTTTCTATTCGTGAAAAGATGACACTCTTTTGGCACAATCATTTTTCTACCGAAACACCTGATATTGACAACTCTCGATTTATCTATAAACACCATGCGCTCCTTCGCCAATTTGCACTTGGAAATTTTAAAGAATTGACAAAACAAGTAACGACCGATCCCGGCATGCTGCGATATCTCAACGGATATGTGAACACGAAAACTGCGCCGGACGAAAATTACGGACGTGAATTGCAGGAATTGTTCACTGTCGGTAAAGGCACGGACTCGCATTACACGGAAGACGATGTGAAAAATGCGGCGCGTGTTCTTACGGGCTGGAGAATCGATGGCATTAATTATGTTTCGTACTTCGATTCAACACGACATGATACAGGAAATAAAACTTTCTCAACTTTTTACGGTTCTACGACTATCACCGGAAAAACAGGATCCACGGCCGGTGCGCTTGAGCTAAACGATTTACTTACGATGATCTTTGCTCAGAACGAAACAGCAAAATTTCTTGCACGAAAACTGTACCGATTTTTTGTCTATTATGTAATAGATTCCGGTGTGGAAACAAACGTGATTATTCCTCTTGCGGATATTATTCGCACAAACAATTACGAAATTAAGCCTGCTCTTTCCGCTCTGTTTAACAGCGCACACTTTTTCGATCCGGTCAACATGGGATGTTTCATCAAATCTCCGATTGATCTTACGGTAGGACTCTGCAGAGAGTATACCATCAATGGTATTTCCACCGCAAATCCTCCGGTCACTCTTACGGATACTCAAAAATACGGAATATGGGATTATGTGCGTGGACAAGCGGCAACTATGCAAATGAATATCGGTGATCCCCCAAATGTCGCGGGGTGGTCTGCGTTTTATCAGGAGCCGCAGTATTACGAGATTTGGATCAACGCCGACACACTTCCGAAGCGAAACCAATTTACTGACACGATGATTACGAACAACGGATACACAAGGTCGAGCACACGATTGGTGATTGATGTGATTGCCTATGCCAGTCAATTTTCTGATCCATCCGATCCGACAGCGTTGGTGAATGATATTGTTCAGCATCTCTATGCCATTCCAATTTCGGACACATTAAAAGCATCACTCAAGACAAGTTCTCTTTTATCGGGACAAGCGTCGGATCATTATTGGACGGATGCATGGAGTCTCTTCAAAGCGAATCCTACCAACGCAACAGCGAAGAGCGCGGTAGTAACGCGACTGCAATCTCTGCTGAAAGCATTGATGAACGCTGCTGAATATCAACTAGCATAG